In the genome of Pieris rapae chromosome 6, ilPieRapa1.1, whole genome shotgun sequence, one region contains:
- the LOC110995706 gene encoding DPH3 homolog yields the protein MTVFHDEVEIEDFEYDEDEGMYYYPCPCGDQFQISKEDLMAGEEVATCPSCSLVVKVIYDLEKFKAESEELQKELGDKEAVKA from the exons atGACGGTATTCCATGATGAAGTTGAAATTGAAGATTTTGAATACGACGAAGACGAAGGGATGTATTATTACCCATGTCCCTGTGGCGACCAGTTTCAGATTAGTAAg GAGGACTTGATGGCGGGTGAAGAAGTGGCAACATGTCCAAGTTGTTCACTAGttgtaaaagttatatatgaTTTG GAAAAATTCAAAGCCGAATCTGAAGAACTACAGAAAGAACTTGGTGATAAAGAAGCTGTGAAagcctaa